One Epinephelus fuscoguttatus linkage group LG10, E.fuscoguttatus.final_Chr_v1 genomic window carries:
- the serpinb1 gene encoding leukocyte elastase inhibitor yields the protein MSSGGPLGLTTSPTLCDFSICRGYLGTFARLYISLSLLHTLSTCGQIKLQSLREEHQEDRTSPVMAAISSSNTGFALDLFRTLSQTNPTGNIFVSPLSISSALAMVYLGAKGDTAAQMAKALSFSSGEGVHADFQTLNADINSPSASYILKLANRLYGENTANFLPQFLEATQKYYQADLKAVDFIGAAEACRAEINDWVEEQTENKIKDLLKPGTVSAMTRLALVNAIYFKGNWKSRFDEANTKDMTFKVNQNENRTVQMMYQMKKLPYNYIPELGLQILELPYIDEELSMFILLPEESTDGSDPLLKLEIELTRERLDEWTNRDNMDIHSEIFVHLPKFKLEEDYELNEPLAKLGMTDVFCGAKADLSGMNGEGGLFLSTVAHKAFVEVNEEGTEAAAATAGMVAFCMLREEHFTADHPFLFFIRHNKTKSILFLGRFSSPQ from the exons ATGAGCAGCGGTGGACCCCTGGGTTTAACCACCTCCCCTACACTTTGTGATTTCTCTATTTGTAGGGGATATTTGGGGACTTTTGCTCGTCTTTACATTTCGCTTTCACTTCTTCACACGTTGAGCACGTGCGGGCAGATCAAGCTTCAGTCGTTGCGGGAGGAACATCAG GAAGACCGTACATCACCAGTCATGGCCGCCATCAGCAGCTCAAACACAGGTTTTGCCTTGGACCTGTTCCGCACTCTGAGCCAAACAAATCCCACCGGAAACATCTTTGTCTCACCACTGAGCATCAGCTCAGCCCTGGCTATGGTTTACCTGGGTGCTAAAGGGGACACTGCTGCTCAGATGGCGAAG GCCCTCTCATTCAGCTCTGGTGAAGGTGTCCATGCAGACTTCCAGACACTAAATGCTGACATCAACTCACCATCTGCATCATACATCCTGAAACTAGCCAACCGTCTTTACGGAGAAAACACTGCCAACTTCCTCCCG CAATTCCTTGAAGCCACGCAGAAGTACTACCAGGCAGACCTGAAGGCTGTTGATTTCATCGGGGCTGCGGAAGCGTGCAGAGCAGAGATCAACGACTGGGTCgaggagcagacagaga ATAAGATTAAAGATCTCCTGAAGCCAGGAACAGTAAGCGCTATGACAAGACTGGCTCTGGTTAACGCCATCTACTtcaagggaaactggaagagcCGCTTTGATGAGGCAAACACCAAGGATATGACCTTTAAAGTCAACCAG AATGAGAACAGGACAGTCCAGATGATGTACCAGATGAAGAAGCTGCCCTACAACTACATTCCTGAGCTTGGCCTGCAGATCCTGGAGCTGCCATACATTGATGAGGAACTCAGCATGTTCATCCTGCTGCCCGAGGAGTCCACAGACGGCTCTGACCCTCTGCTGAAG CTGGAGATCGAGCTGACACGGGAGAGACTGGACGAATGGACCAACAGGGACAACATGGACATCCACTCAGAAATCTTTGTTCACCTGCCCAAGTTCAAGCTGGAGGAAGACTACGAGCTGAATGAGCCTCTGGCCAAACTGGGCATGACAGACGTGTTCTGCGGGGCGAAGGCAGACTTGTCTGGCATGAACGGTGAAGGAGGACTCTTCCTATCTACAGTGGCCCACAAGGCCTTTGTGGAGGTGAACGAGGAGGGCACAGAGGCGGCTGCAGCCACAGCAGGCATGGTAGCGTTCTGTATGTTGAGGGAGGAACACTTCACAGCGGACCAccccttcctcttcttcatcagGCACAATAAGACCAAGTCCATCCTCTTCCTTGGCAGGTTCTCGTCTCCTCAGTAG
- the ift46 gene encoding intraflagellar transport protein 46 homolog isoform X1 has protein sequence MERADRGKDTRLLKNQPYDESLEVVDSEEVASVYSPTPRSQHQSESRRSRMERGLMSANSDDEDHKPLRAIEPTGGQPGASPNEEDEEEEEEEEDSDEEDSDDDDEPGDAPEGAYDPADYANLPVSTEIKELFQYIIRYTPQCAELEHSLKPFIPDFIPAVGDIDAFLKVPRPDGKADSLGLVVLDEPSVKQSDPTVLSLWLSEETKQHGATELKKVTSVASPQTNPRAVDSWVDSISALHRSKPPASVQYGRAMPDIDSLMQEWPAELEEMLGRLQLPPARLQCSLAEYTDIISGLLDIPVYSSRIQSLHLLFSLYLEFRDSQHFTRRA, from the exons ATGGAGCGGGCTGACCGGGGGAAAGACACTAGACTGCTGAAAAACCAACCGTACGACGAGAGCCTGGAGGTGGTCGACTCTGAGGAGGTAGCGAGCGTCTACAGCCCGACTCCCCGCAGCCAGCATCAG tcaGAGTCCAGGAGGAGCAGGATGGAGCGAGGCCTGATGTCGGCCAACAGTGACGATGAAGACCACAAGCCTCTGAGGGCCATCGAGCCAACTGGCGGGCAGCCTGGGGCCAGTCCGAACgaggaagatgaggaagaagaagaggaggaggaggactctGATGAAGAGGACTCAGACGATGATGACGAGCCCGGTGATGCTCCAGAGGGGGCATATGATCCTGCTGACTACGCCAACCTGCCTGTCAGCACAGAGATCAAAGAGCTCTTCCAGTACATCATACG CTACACCCCTCAGTGTGCAGAGCTGGAGCACAGCCTGAAGCCCTTCATCCCAGACTTCATCCCAGCTGTGGGAGACATTGACGCCTTCCTGAAG GTGCCAAGGCCAGATGGTAAAGCGGACAGTCTGGGTCTGGTGGTTCTGGACGAACCCAGTGTGAAACAGTCAGACCCCACGGTGCTGTCGCTGTGGCTGTCAGAGGAGACCAAACAGCATGGAGCCACTGAG tTAAAGAAGGTAACGAGCGTTGCCAGTCCTCAGACCAACCCTCGGGCGGTGGACAGCTGGGTGGATAGTATCAGCGCTCTGCACCGCTCCAAACCTCCGGCCAGCGTTCAGTATGGCCGAGCGATGCCGGACATTGACAGCTTGATGCAGGAGTGGCCAGCTGAGCTGGAGGAGATGCTGGGCCGCCTACAGCTGCCCCCGGCCCGCCTGCAATGTAGCCTGGCCGAGTACACCGACATTATCAGCGGCCTGCTGGACATCCctgtttacagcagcaggatcCAGTCTCTGCACCTGCTGTTTAGCCTCTATCTGGAGTTCAGAGACTCGCAGCACTTCACACGCAGAGCTTAG
- the ift46 gene encoding intraflagellar transport protein 46 homolog isoform X2, whose product MERGLMSANSDDEDHKPLRAIEPTGGQPGASPNEEDEEEEEEEEDSDEEDSDDDDEPGDAPEGAYDPADYANLPVSTEIKELFQYIIRYTPQCAELEHSLKPFIPDFIPAVGDIDAFLKVPRPDGKADSLGLVVLDEPSVKQSDPTVLSLWLSEETKQHGATELKKVTSVASPQTNPRAVDSWVDSISALHRSKPPASVQYGRAMPDIDSLMQEWPAELEEMLGRLQLPPARLQCSLAEYTDIISGLLDIPVYSSRIQSLHLLFSLYLEFRDSQHFTRRA is encoded by the exons ATGGAGCGAGGCCTGATGTCGGCCAACAGTGACGATGAAGACCACAAGCCTCTGAGGGCCATCGAGCCAACTGGCGGGCAGCCTGGGGCCAGTCCGAACgaggaagatgaggaagaagaagaggaggaggaggactctGATGAAGAGGACTCAGACGATGATGACGAGCCCGGTGATGCTCCAGAGGGGGCATATGATCCTGCTGACTACGCCAACCTGCCTGTCAGCACAGAGATCAAAGAGCTCTTCCAGTACATCATACG CTACACCCCTCAGTGTGCAGAGCTGGAGCACAGCCTGAAGCCCTTCATCCCAGACTTCATCCCAGCTGTGGGAGACATTGACGCCTTCCTGAAG GTGCCAAGGCCAGATGGTAAAGCGGACAGTCTGGGTCTGGTGGTTCTGGACGAACCCAGTGTGAAACAGTCAGACCCCACGGTGCTGTCGCTGTGGCTGTCAGAGGAGACCAAACAGCATGGAGCCACTGAG tTAAAGAAGGTAACGAGCGTTGCCAGTCCTCAGACCAACCCTCGGGCGGTGGACAGCTGGGTGGATAGTATCAGCGCTCTGCACCGCTCCAAACCTCCGGCCAGCGTTCAGTATGGCCGAGCGATGCCGGACATTGACAGCTTGATGCAGGAGTGGCCAGCTGAGCTGGAGGAGATGCTGGGCCGCCTACAGCTGCCCCCGGCCCGCCTGCAATGTAGCCTGGCCGAGTACACCGACATTATCAGCGGCCTGCTGGACATCCctgtttacagcagcaggatcCAGTCTCTGCACCTGCTGTTTAGCCTCTATCTGGAGTTCAGAGACTCGCAGCACTTCACACGCAGAGCTTAG
- the LOC125895527 gene encoding GDP-L-fucose synthase-like: protein MNCQGNHTAPLRVLVTGGSGLVGRAIQHVVKQEGGAKEGEEWTFLSSKDANLMNMEETRAVFEKYRPTHVIHLAAMVGGLFKNMKYNLDFWRNNIYINDNVLQAAHEVGAVKVVSCLSTCIFPDKTTYPIDETMIHNGPPHESNFGYAYAKRMIDVHNRAYFQQHGRCFTAVIPTNVFGPHDNFSIEDGHVLPGLIHKAYIAQKEGKPLVVWGSGTPRRQFIYSLDLARLFLWVLREYPEVDPIILSVGEEDEVSIKEAAEAVVQALDFKGEVVFDTSKADGQFKKTASNAKLQRYLPDFTFTPFKQALKETCDWFVANYDSARK from the exons ATGAATTGTCAAGGTAATCACACCGCTCCACTGAGAGTGCTGGTGACAGGAGGTTCCGGCTTGGTGGGCAGGGCCATACAGCATGTGGTCAAACAGGAAGGGGGAGCCAAGGAGGGGGAAGAATGGACATTCCTCTCCTCCAAAGATGCAAATCTCAT GAATATGGAGGAGACACGGGCGGTGTTTGAAAAATATCGGCCAACCCATGTCATCCACCTGGCTGCTATGGTTGGGGGGCTTTTCAAAAACATGAAGTACAACCTGGACTTTTGG AGAAACAATATCTACATCAACGATAACGTTCTGCAGGCAGCACATGAAGTTGGCGCAGTCAAGGTTGTTTCCTGCCTATCCACCTGCATCTTTCCTGATAAGACCACCTACCCTATCGATGAGACCATG ATCCATAACGGTCCACCTCATGAGTCGAACTTTGGCTATGCCTATGCAAAGAGAATGATTGACGTCCATAACAG GGCATATTTCCAGCAGCATGGGCGGTGTTTTACAGCTGTGATACCCACTAATGTGTTCGGTCCCCACGACAACTTCAGCATTGAGGACGGTCATGTGCTGCCAGGCCTTATACACAAAGCTTACATTGCTCAAA AGGAGGGGAAGCCCCTGGTGGTCTGGGGCTCTGGCACTCCCAGAAGACAGTTCATTTACTCTTTGGACCTGGCTCGTCTCTTTCTGTGGGTCTTGAGAGAGTATCCAGAAGTCGATCCAATCATTCTTTCCG ttggagaggaagatgaagtgTCCATCAAAGAAGCAGCAGAAGCAGTTGTGCAAGCACTTGACTTTAAAGGAGAAGTGGTG TTTGATACCAGTAAAGCAGACGGCCAGTTCAAAAAGACAGCTAGCAATGCAAAGCTGCAACGCTACCTGCCAGATTTCACCTTCACACCCTTCAAACAAG CTTTGAAGGAAacctgtgattggtttgttgcCAACTATGACTCAGCCCGAAAGTGA